Proteins from a genomic interval of Rosa chinensis cultivar Old Blush chromosome 2, RchiOBHm-V2, whole genome shotgun sequence:
- the LOC112188149 gene encoding molybdate transporter 2, which produces MEEASLSSFTTTTPWNRWRHHLRLKTTLCAELSGAVGDLGTYIPIVLALTLVSHLDLSTTLIFTSLYNFATGLLFGIPMPVQPMKSIAAVAISESPHLTLPQIAAAGLSTAAVLLLLGATGLMSFLYRFIPLPVVRGVQLSQGLAFAFSAIKYIRFEQDLAASKSGSSRPWLGLDGLIVALSALLFLILTTGSGDHSDQTQHTVGSLPLSQSRLRRRLKILSAIPAALIVFLFGLVLCFIRDTSIFSDLKFGPSKIQVLKITWEDWKIGFLRGAIPQIPLSILNSVIAVCKLSGDLFPDREASARTVSISVGIMNFVGCWFGAMPVCHGAGGLAGQYRFGGRSGSSVVFLGIGKLVLALVFGNSFVIILNQFPIGILGVLLLFAGIELAMASKDMNTKEESFVMLVCAAVSLTGSSSALGFGCGIVLFLVLKLRQMEFSTSGFGSPKLKSESAIADATTSLIP; this is translated from the coding sequence ATGGAAGAAGCGTCACTCTCCTCCTTCACCACCACTACCCCTTGGAACCGATGGCGCCACCACCTCCGCCTCAAGACCACCCTCTGCGCCGAACTCTCCGGCGCAGTCGGCGACCTCGGCACCTACATCCCCATCGTCCTGGCCCTCACCTTAGTCTCCCACCTTGACCTCAGCACCACCCTCATCTTCACCTCCCTCTACAACTTCGCCACCGGCCTCCTCTTCGGCATCCCCATGCCCGTCCAGCCCATGAAGTCCATCGCCGCCGTCGCCATCTCCGAGTCCCCACACCTCACCCTCCCCCAGATCGCCGCCGCCGGCCTTTCCACCGCTgccgtcctcctcctcctcggcgCCACCGGTCTCATGTCGTTCCTCTACCGCTTCATCCCGTTGCCCGTCGTCCGCGGCGTCCAGCTCTCCCAGGGCCTGGCCTTCGCCTTCTCCGCCATCAAATACATCAGATTCGAACAAGACCTCGCCGCCTCCAAGTCTGGCTCCTCCCGCCCCTGGCTCGGCCTCGACGGCCTTATCGTCGCCCTAAGCGCGCTGCTGTTTCTTATCCTCACCACCGGCTCCGGCGATCACTCCGATCAAACGCAACACACGGTCGGTTCATTGCCGCTTTCTCAATCTCGTCTCCGCAGAAGGTTAAAGATCCTCTCGGCCATTCCTGCGGCTCTGATAGTCTTCTTATTCGGGTTAGTCCTCTGCTTTATCCGCGACACTTCCATTTTCAGCGACCTCAAATTCGGCCCCTCCAAAATCCAAGTGCTCAAAATCACATGGGAGGATTGGAAAATCGGGTTTCTCCGCGGAGCAATTCCGCAAATCCCCTTATCGATTTTGAACTCTGTGATTGCGGTTTGCAAACTATCAGGTGATTTGTTCCCGGATCGGGAAGCTTCGGCCAGGACTGTTTCGATCAGTGTTGGCATCATGAACTTTGTTGGGTGCTGGTTCGGGGCAATGCCGGTGTGCCATGGAGCCGGTGGGCTAGCCGGGCAGTACCGATTCGGGGGCCGGAGTGGCTCTTCTGTTGTGTTCTTGGGGATTGGTAAACTGGTGCTTGCTTTGGTGTTTGGGAATTCATTTGTGATTATTTTGAATCAGTTTCCAATTGGGATTCTTGGGGTGCTTTTGCTATTTGCTGGGATTGAACTGGCTATGGCGTCCAAGGACATGAATACGAAAGAGGAATCGTTTGTGATGTTGGTCTGTGCTGCGGTTTCGTTGACGGGGTCTAGCTCTGCGCTGGGGTTTGGGTGTGGGATTGTGCTGTTCTTGGTGCTCAAGTTGAGGCAGATGGAGTTTTCTACTTCTGGGTTTGGATCTCCCAAACTGAAATCGGAATCGGCCATAGCTGATGCAACTACTAGCTTGATTCCTTAA
- the LOC112189510 gene encoding heat shock 70 kDa protein, mitochondrial, with amino-acid sequence MATAALLRSLRSRNVATASLSAYRSLNNTVKSSPHLGHKWTSLARSFSSRPIGNDVIGIDLGTTNSCVAVMEGKIPKVVENSEGARTTPSVVAFNQKGELLIGTPAKRQAVTNPSNTVYAAKRLIARRFDDPLIQKEMKMVPYKIVKSPKGDSWVDINGQQYSPSQIGAFVLTKMKETAEAYLGKSVSKAVITVPAYFDDAQRQATTDAGRIAGLEVLRIINEPTAAALSYGMNSKEGLIAVFDLGGGTFDVSILEISNGVFEVKATNGDTLLGGEDFDNALLDYLVSEFKRTDGIDLTKDKLALQRLREAAEKSKIELSSTSQTEINLPFITADASGAKHLNITLTRSKFESLVNHLIERTKAPCQNCLKDANLTIKDVDEVLLVGGMSRVPKVQEVVQEIFGKSASKGVNPDEAVALGAAIQGGILRGDVKELLLLDVTPLSLGIETIGGIFTKLISRNTTIPTKKSQFFSTAADNQTQVGVRVLQGEREMACDNKPLGEFELRGIPPAPRGMPQIEVTFDIDANGIVTVSAKDRATGKEQQVTINNTSGRLSEDEIERMVKEAEMHAQRDQEKKALVDLRNNAETSIYSIEKSLDEYRDKVPSETAKQIEDSVADLRKAMGEDNVDELKSKLEAANRAVSKIGEHMSGGYGGSSSSGSQGGDQNPEADFYEEAKK; translated from the exons ATGGCCACCGCAGCATTGCTCCGTTCACTACGCAGTCGTAATGTTGCAACCGCCTCCCTCTCTGCCTACCGCTCC TTGAATAACACTGTCAAGTCATCGCCGCATCTGGGTCACAAGTGGACAAGTTTGGCGAGATCTTTCAG TTCAAGACCTATTGGCAATGATGTGATTGGGATTGATTTGGGTACAACTAATTCATGTGTTGCTGTGATGGAAGGAAAG ATTCCCAAAGTTGTTGAGAACTCTGAGGGTGCTCGGACCACACCATCAGTAGTTGCCTTCAATCAGAAAGGAGAGCTACTAATTGGTACTCCAGCAAAACGTCAAGCGGTCACCAACCCATCGAATACAGTTTATGCAGCCAAGCGTCTGATTGCTAGGCGCTTTGATGATCCCCTAATACAAAAAGAAATGAAGATGGTTCCATATAAGATAGTCAAATCTCCAAAGGGAGATTCATGGGTTGACATCAATGGGCAGCAGTACTCCCCAAGCCAAATTGGAGCCTTTGTTCTTACAAAGATGAAAGAAACTGCTGAGGCTTACCTAGGAAAGTCTGTGTCGAAAGCTGTTATTACAGTTCCAGCTTATTTTGATGATGCTCAGAGACAAGCGACAACTGATGCCGGAAGGATTGCAGGCCTCGAAGTACTCAGAATCATAAATGAGCCAACTGCTGCTGCACTATCCTACGGTATGAACAGCAAGGAAGGCCTAATAGCAGTATTTGATCTTGGTGGTGGAACATTTGATGTATCCATTTTGGAGATATCAAATGGTGTTTTTGAG GTGAAAGCAACCAATGGTGACACATTATTGGGAGGAGAGGATTTTGACAACGCTTTGCTGGACTACTTGGTGAGCGAATTCAAAAGGACTGATGGGATCGATCTTACGAAAGATAAGCTTGCCTTGCAGAGGCTTCGGGAGGCAGCTGAGAAGTCTAAGATTGAACTTTCATCAACATCCCAAACAGAGATAAACCTGCCCTTCATTACAGCTGACGCTTCAGGTGCAAAACATCTGAACATCACCCTGACcaggtcaaaatttgaaagtCTGGTAAATCACTTGATTGAGAGGACAAAGGCTCCATGTCAGAATTGTTTGAAGGATGCCAACTTGACAATTAAGGATGTGGATGAGGTCCTTCTTGTTGGAGGAATGTCTCGTGTTCCCAAAGTGCAAGAGGTGGTGCAAGAGATATTCGGAAAAAGCGCGAGCAAAGGGGTCAATCCTGATGAGGCAGTTGCCTTGGGAGCAGCCATCCAAGGTGGTATCCTCCGTGGTGATGTTAAGGAGTTGCTTCTTCTTGATGTCACTCCTCTATCACTGGGCATTGAGACAATAGGTGGTATCTTCACCAAGCTGATTTCCAGGAACACAACAATTCCAACAAAGAAGAGTCAG TTCTTTTCGACAGCAGCTGACAACCAAACCCAAGTTGGTGTCAGGGTGCTACAAGGTGAGCGTGAAATGGCTTGTGACAACAAGCCCTTGGGAGAGTTTGAGCTCCGAGGCATTCCTCCAGCACCAAGAGGCATGCCTCAGATTGAAGTCACATTTGATATTGATGCCAATGGCATAGTTACCGTTTCTGCCAAGGACAGAGCCACTGGTAAAGAGCAACAGGTTACTATCAACAACACATCAGGTCGGCTCAGTGAAGACGAAATTGAGAGGATGGTCAAGGAAGCAGAGATGCACGCTCAGAGGGATCAGGAAAAGAAAGCTCTCGTTGATCTCAGAAACAATGCAGAGACCAGCATCTACAGCATTGAGAAGAGCTTAGACGAGTACCGGGACAAGGTTCCAAGTGAAACCGCTAAACAAATCGAGGATTCAGTTGCAGATTTGAGAAAGGCAATGGGAGAGGATAATGTGGATGAACTTAAGTCCAAGCTTGAGGCTGCAAACAGAGCTGTCTCAAAGATTGGGGAGCACATGTCTGGTGGTTATGGAGGTAGCTCCTCATCTGGTTCACAGGGTGGAGACCAGAATCCTGAGGCAGATTTCTACGAAGAAGCGAAAAAGTGA